TGATCACCTTCATCGGCGCGTTCCAGATCTTCGACCCGATCCAGATCATCACCCGCGGCGGGCCCGACGACGCCACCATCTCCGCGGTCATGTACCTCTACCAGACGACGTTCCAGGCGTTCCAGGTCGGCTACGGATCGACCATCGCGCTGGCCGTGTTCGTGGTGATCATGCTGGTCACGCTGCTGCAGTTCTGGGGCTCCCGGAAGTGGGTGCACAACGCATGAGCGCTTCCGGGCAACGCCTCGCACCGGTACGCCACCACCACCACGACTACCGGCGGCGCCCGGTCCGGGTCGGCCGGCTGGCGATCAGTGTGGTGCTGTTCGTGATCGGCGTGCTGATGGTGGCGCCACTGGTCTGGATGGTCAGCACCAGCCTGACCGAACCGGTGGAGGCGTTCCAGCTGCCGCCGCGGTGGCTGCCGGTCCCGTTCAGCCTGCAGAGCTTCACCGATATGGCCGGCCTGATGCCGATCGGGCGGATGGCGCTGAACAGCCTGGTCGTCGCGGTGATCAGCGTGGGTGGTTCGCTGTTCACCGCCTCGCTGGCCGCGTACTCCTTCTCCCGGATCCAGTTCCGCGGCCGCAACCAGGTGTTCCTGTTGCTGCTCAGCGCGCTGATGGTGCCGGGTCAGCTGACGATCATCCCGATCTTCATCCTGATGCGCCGGCTGGAGCTGGTGGACACCCTGGCCGCGCTGTGGCTGCCGGCCCTGATCAACGTCTTCGCGATCTTCTTCCTGCGGCAGTACTTCAACACCATCCCGCGGGAACTGGACGAGGCCGCGCGGATCGACGGCGCCGGACACCTCCGGATCCTGTTCCAGATCATGGTTCCGCTGGCCGGCCCGGCGCTCTCGGCGCTGGCCATCCTCGGCTTCGAGTCCTCCTGGAACAACTACTTCGGCCCGCTCATCTTCTTGTCCACCCCGGAGAAGATGACGCTGCCGATCGGCCTGGTGACCCTCTCCGCCGGCCAGGGCGGCGGGCCGGCCGGGGTGGTCTTCGCCGGGATCACGATGGTCGTCGTGCCGACGCTGATCGTGTTCGTCGCGTTCCAGCGGGCGTTCATCGAGAGTGTCGCCTCGATCGGCATTCGGGGCTGAACGTGGAGTCGCGGATGACCGTGGAGTCGCGGGGCTTGCCGGCGCTGGACGACGCACCCGGACCGCATCCGGACCCGCTCCGCCGGGCCGCCACGCTGCTGTGGCCCAACCTGCCGGTGCTGCTCGCCGGCTCCGTCCTGGCGGTGCTGCCACTCGGCCTGGCCCGGATGCTCGCGCCGGTGCTCGGGACCGTCGGTACGACGCTGCTCGGCGCCGCCTTCCTGTTCGCCGTCGCGCCACTGCTGCGGACGGCGATGGTGCTGCTGGCCGGTGACCACCGTGGCGTCGGCGGGCTGGCGCGGGAGCTCGGCCGGGACCTGGGAACGGCGCTGCCGATGGTCGCGCCGCCGGTCGCGGCCGCCGTACTGACCGCGGTGGCCGTGCGGACCTGGACCGTCCACGGACAGGACTGGGCAGTCGGGTCGGCGGCCGCCTGCGCCGCGGTGACGGTGATCGCGACGACGATCACGATCGTCGCCCTGCCGTACCGGCTGTACGCCGATCGGCCACCTGCGACCTGTTCGGCCCGGGAGGCCTGGCTGGTCGGCCTCTACGCGGTCACCCGGCGTCCGGTGCCGGTGCTCGGCACGCTGTGCGCGGTGGGCCTGTTCGGCTCGGTCCTGCCGTCGGTGAGCCTGGCGCTCGGCTTCGTCGGCCTCGGCCCGCTCGCGCTGCTGTGGGCGGCGGCCGCCACCGCCACCCTCGACCATGGCCGGGCACGCCTCGGCCGCCTGCCCGATGCCCCTCGTTCCCGAGCCCCTGAGACGAGACGACGATGACTGCTGCCGACGACTGGCCGGTGCTCCGCTCCTACGACGCCGCTCACCTGGACCGGATCGCGCTGCCGCTCGGTGGCATCGGCACCGGAACGATCAGCCTCGGCGGCCGGGGAGACCTGCGCGCCTTCGAGCTCGGCAACCGTCCCGCCAAGGGGTTCCGGCCGGACGTGATGTTCGTCGCCGTCCGAGCTGCCACCGGAGACGGTTCCGCGCGAACGCTGGTGGCCGAGGGGCCGCTGCCGGTCGAGGAGTACGAGGGCGCGTTCGGCTCGCCGGCGCCCAACCACGGTCTGCCTCGCTTCGCCGAGTGCGGGTTCGACGCGGCCTATCCGTTCGGCCAGGTGCGGCTGCGCGACGACGCGTTCCCGCTCGAGGTCACGGTGCAGGGCTTCAACCCGCTGGTGTTCGGCGACACCGCGACCAGCAGCCTTCCGGTCGCGGTGCTGCGCTACCGGATCCACAACCGCGGTGACGAGCCGGTGCGCACCACGATCGCCATGTCGATGAGCAATCTCGTCGGAGCCAACGGCACCTCGGACGAGACCGGGCACAACCAGAACTCCTGGCGTTCGTCCGGATCGCTTCACGGTCTCACGATGTCCGCGCCGGGTCTGCCTGCCGACGCCGAGGCGGCAGGTGAGCTGACCATGGCGATGGCCGCACCCGCCGGCGCGCACGTCAGCCACCGCACGCGGTGGGCGGACCTGTCCTGGGGTGGCTCGCTGCTGGACTTCTGGGACGACCTCACCGACGACGGCGTGCTGGAGGAACGGGAGTCGCGGACCGAGCGTCCGGTGGCCTCGCTGGCCGCGATGGTGGACGTCCCCGCGGGGGAGACGACCGACGTCACGTACCTGCTCACCTGGAACTTCCCGAACCGTCGCGCCTGGAGCGGTTCCGGAACACACCTGGGCGAGTACGGCGACGCCGTGATCGGCAATGCCTACTCCCTCGCCCACCCGGACTCCTGGGCGACCGCCCTCATGGTGGCCGAGCGGCTGTCCGAACTCGAGCGCGTGACCATCGACGCGGTGCACGCGGTGGTCGGCACCGACGCGCCGGTCGCGCTGCGGGAGGCGGCGCTGTTCAACCTCAGCACGTTGCGCAGCCCGACCGTGTTCCAGTCCGCCGCCGGCGACTACTACGGCTGGGAGGGAGTCGGTGACCGGGTAGGCAGCTGCCACGGCACGTGCACGCACGTGTGGGGGTACGAGTTCGCCACGTCGTTGCTGTTCGCGCCGGTCGCGCGGTCGTTCCGGACCACGCAGTACGCCCGTTGCACCGACGAGTCGGGCCTGATGAGCTTCCGCGCCGGCCTTCCGGTGGAGGCCTCGCGGGTCTGGGGGCTCGCTGCGGCGGACGGTCAGACGGCGTGCCTGGTGCACCTCTACCTGGACTGGAAGCTCAGCGGGGATCACGACCTGCTGCGTACGCTGTGGCCGGCGGCACGGCGCAGCCTGGAGTTCTGCTGGATACCCGGCGGTTGGGATGCCGACCAGGACGGCGTGATGGAAGGCGTCCAGCACAACACGATGGACGTGGAGTACTACGGGCCCAATCCGCAGATGGGGTCGTGGTACCTCGCGGCGCTGCGGGCGGCGGAGGAGCTGGCCCGGGCCGTCGGGGAGCCGGACTTCGCCGACCGCTGCCACGCGTTGTTCACGAGCGGGTCGGCCTGGCTGGACGAGCACCTCTTCAACGGCGACTACTACCGGCACGAGGTGCGCCCGGTCGCCGACCCGGACCAGATCGCCGAGGGCCTGCGGCACCGCAGCATGGGGTCCGCGAACACTGTCAACCCGGACTTGCAGCTGGCCGACGGGTGCCTGGTCGACCAGCTGGTGGGCCAGTACGCCGCGACGCTGACCGGCCTCGGCGCGCTCCTCGACGACGACCACGTCCGGTCCGCGCTGCTCGCCGTGCACAGGCGCAACTTCCGCCGCGGGTTCGCGCACCACTTCAACCCGATGCGCAGCTTCGTCCTCGGGGACGAGGCGGCCGTGCTGATGTGCACCTACGACGACGACCGGCGTCCGGCGCGGCCCTTCCCGTACTTCGGCGAGGTGATGACGGGCTTCGAGTACACCGCGGCCACCGGGCTCCTGCAGGTCGGTGAAACCGAGCGGGCCCTGGAGATCGTGGACGCGATCCGGGCGCGGTATGACGGACGCAGGCGCAACCCGTTCGACGAGGCCGAGTGCGGGCACCACTACGCGCGGGCGATGGCCGGGTGGTCGGCGTTCGCGACCTGGAACGCCATCGGTTACTCCGGTGTCAACCAGGTCCTGACAGTGGGCGAGCGACGCGCGTCCGGACCTGCGTTCTGGTCGACAGGTTCGGCGTTCGGCACCTGGGAGCCGAGCACCGGCGACGGACCGGGCCTGCTCCGGGTGGTGGGAGGCGAACTGCCGCTGAAGGCGCTGGAGGTCGCCGGTCGTACGTACCAACCCCACAAGGGGGTTCTTCGCGCCGGCGAGGTCTGGAACGTCGGCTGCTGAACGAGCGGTGGCGCGCGCCCGTCGTCGGAGCGGGCGCGTCGTCGGCGAGGAGGAGCCGGCCGGGTCCGCCGGTTACGGCTCGCGGCGGGAGTTGGCGATGATCGCGGCCAGCGGCGGCATCAGCGCGGCCACCACGGACATCACCACGGCCGCCGTGAGCGAGAAGTGCCGGACGACCGTCCAGGCGAGAACGAACAGACCGACGCAGCTGCCCATCAGGAGAAGGTAGGTCTTTCTGCGTCCCATCGTTGGTCAAGCATGGCACACGCCGCCGGCCTTCCGGAACAGGTCGGCGCACACTCGCCCACCATCGGCCGGATGCGCCGCCGAAGCGTTCCGTTCGCCGCAAACCCGGCACATACTGGCCCGGTTTGCGACGACAGGGGGCTCATGGGCGCTGACCGTAAGCCAGGAACCACCTCTACCAAGTCGACCACGTCCACCACCTCGACCACCTCGACCACCGGCGCCGGCGGCATCCGCGGGCGGCTCGTGGACATTCTCCGGCTCGGCCGGCTGGCGACCGCTCTGGCCTGGCGGGCAAGCCCGAAAGCGCTCCTCGGCACGGTGCTGCTGTTGTGCGCCCAGGCCGCGTCGACGCCGGTGCAACTGCTGCTCGCCCGCGAGGTCGTCAACGCCGTCGCGCGGACCACGCCCGCGGCGCACCTCGGAGGGCCCGGGAGTGCCGTGCCGTTGGCGGGCTGGATCGCCGCGATGGCGGCGACGCTGGCGCTCGGCACGCTGCTGGAACCGTTCTCACGTACGTGCCAGAGCCTGGTCGGTGACCGGCTGGTCGGCTTCGTCACCGGCGAACTCGTCCGGGCCGCGAACCGCTGGCAGGGCCTGGCGAGGTTCGAGGATCCGGACTTCGCCGACGACCTGGAACGCGTGAGCAGCCAAGCGGCCCGGTCCGGTCTGGAGGTGATGGCCTACGGCACCCGCGCGGTGACGACGGTCGCCACGCTGGTGGCGTTGTGCGTACCCCTGGTCCGGCTGCACGTCCTCGTTCCGGTCGCGCTGGTCGCGGCGTGCGTACCCCTGCTGGCACGGCAGTTCGACTTCCAGAACACCACCGGCAGCAGGCTGTACGCGCTCACGCCCCAGGCGCGAACGCTCAGGTACAGCAGGGATGTCATGGTGAGCACGGCCGAGGCCGGCGACGTCCGGTTGTTCGGACTGGGCGGGTACTTCCGGCGTCGTTACGACGAGGCGTTCGCCGGCTCGGTCGGCGACCTCGACCGGCTGCGGTGGCGGCTCACCCCGCCGATGTGCCTGAGCGCGGGGCTCGCCGGCACCGCCGTCGGGGCGGTGTTCGGCTACGCCACCTGGCAGGTCGCCACCGGCCGGGGAAGTGTCGGCGACCTCGTTCTCTACGGCGGCACGTCCGCCGCCGTGCTGTCCACGGTCACCTCGCTGGGTTTCTACCTCGGCTTCCTGCCCATGGTGTTCGCGTTCCTGCCCAGCCTGGACCGGGTGCTGAACGCGCCGCCGGACCTGCCGGAGGCACCCGATCCGTTGCCGGCGCCACGGCCGATCCGGACCGGGATCGTCTTCGAGGACGTGCATTTCGGATACCCGGGCCGCGACGAGCCCGTGCTGGCAGGTCTTTCGCTGCACCTGGCGCCGGGGGAGAGTTGCGCACTGGTCGGGCCGAACGGATCCGGCAAGACGACCATCGTCAAGCTGTTGTTGCGCCTGTACGACCCGACCGCCGGGCGGATCCTGCTGGACGGGCGCGACCTGCGCGACTACGACCTGGCCGATCTGCGCCGTGAGCTGGGCGTGCTGTTCCAGGACTTCGTACGCTACGAGTTCACCGCCGCGGACAACATCGGCTTCGGTGACCTGGCGGCACTGGACCAGGGCGGGGACCGCGCACGCCTGCTGGCCGCCGCCGAACGCGCGGGTGCCGCGGACCTGCTGGAGCGGTTGCCGGACGGGCTCGACACCGAGGTGGGTGTGCGGTTCGGCGGCCGTGAGCTGTCCGGCGGGGAGTGGCAGAAGCTCGCCCTGGCACGGGCGTTCGCCCGCGACTGCCAGGTGCTCGTACTGGACGAGCCGACCGCGTCCCTGGACACCCGGACCGAGTACGGCATCTTCGAACGCTTTGCCCAGCTGACGAAAGGGCGGACCGCGGTACTGGTGAGCCACCGGTTCTCCACCGTGCGGATGGCCGACCGGATCGTGGTGCTGGCGGCCGGGCGGGTGATCGAGGACGGAACCCACGCGGAGCTGATGGCGGCGGAAGGGGAGTACGCGCGGATGTACCGTACCCAGGCGGCGCAGTACCTCGACGACTTCGAGGACTTAGAAGTCCCGAGCGGGGAACGGCGGTGAGCGCCGTGCGGGGACTCGCGGGGCGCGTGCGGTCGACCGCCGTGCTGTACGCACGGGGCGCGCGCCTGGCCTACGCCCACCGGCCCGGCCTGGCCGCCGGCACCCTCGCCCTTCTCGCCACGACCAGCCTGCTGCCCGTACTGCAGCCGTGGCTGCTCGGCGAGGTCGTCGACGGACTGGGCCAGGGCGGCGGACCGGCCACGATCACCCTGCTGGCCGCCGGTTACGCGCTGACGCTGGTGTTGCCCGCGCTGCTCGTGCCGGTACGCCAGTCCCTCGACTCCTCCCTGGACGCGCACGCGCTCGGTGCTGTCGACCGGCACGTCCTGGACGCGGGCGGCCGGCTGGTCGACCTCACCAGGATCGAACGACCGGCCTTCCACGACGAGGCGCAGCGGGCCACCTCCTCGGCCTCGTGGGTGTCCCGGTTCGGGATCCTCACCCAGCAGACCGCCGGCCAGGGTGTGACGGTGCTCGGCCTGCTGCTGCTCGTCGCCGGACTGTCCCCGTGGGTCGCCGTTGCGCTGGCGGTGTCGGTCGTACCCCACCTGGTGGCGTACCGGAGGATGAGCTGGCAGCAGTGGCAGACGATGGCCGACCAGTCCCGCCCGGCGCGGGAGATGGACTACTGCGTACGCCTCACCACCTCCGCCGACGGCGCCAAGGAGGTAAGGGTGTTCGGGCTGGGCGAGTGGTTCCTGCGTCGCTACCAGCGGCTCTTCAGGGCGGCGTACGGCGAGGTGCGCCGGTTGCGGCTACGTCACCTCGCCGTGTCGGCGGGGTTCGGCCTCCTGCACGCGCTCGCCCTGGCCGGCGGGTTCTGGTACGTCGCGCACCAGGCCGGTGCGGGCCGGCTCGCCGTCGGCGACGTCGCGCTGTACGTCAACGCGGTGGTGCAGTTGGAGGCGGGGCTGTTCGGCCTGTCGATGTCACCCGGCATGGTGTTCGAGCTGGGCCTGTACCTGCGGCAGTTGTTCGCGTTCACCGACGCCGCCGCGCCGGGCATCGCGCTGCCGCCGGCCGCCGCCGGTCTGCCCGCGCCGGCCCGGCACCACGAGGGTGTGGACTTCACCGACGTCGCGTTCACGTATCCGAACGCATCCGCCGGAAGCGAGCCGATCCTGCGCGGTGTCAACGCCGCCTTGCCCGCCGGCACGGTCACCGCGGTGGTGGGCGACAACGGGGCGGGCAAGAGCACCCTGGTCAAGTTGCTCACCACGATGTACGACCCCACCGCCGGGTACCTCCGGCTCGACGGGCGCCCGCTGTCCGCGTACGACCTCGCGTCCCTGCGCGCCTCGACCGGCGGTGTCTTCCAGGACTTCGCCCGCTTCGCGCTCACCGCCGGTGAGAACATCGCGGTCGGGGCCGGCGACGCGACGGCCACGCCCGAGCAGATCCGCGCGGCGGCGCGGGCGGCCGGTGCGGACTCCGTGGTCGCCACCCTGCCCGACGACTACGACACCCCGCTCATCCGGACGTTCGACGGTGGCGTCGACCTGTCCGGCGGGCAGTGGCAGAAGCTCGCCACCGCACGCGGTCTGCTGCGGGACGCGGCCCTGGTGGTGCTGGACGAGCCGACTGCCGCACTCGACGTGGACGCCGAGCGCCGGTTGTTCGACACCTTCCGTACGCTGCTTGCCGGGCGGACCGGAGTGCTCGTCAGCCACCGCTTCTCCACGGTCCGGATGGCCGACCAGATCCTCGTCCTCGAGAACGGTGTCGTGGTGGAGGCGGGCAGTCACACCGACCTGCTGGCGCTCGACGGGAGGTACGCCGCGATGTTCGAGATGCAGGCGGGGCGCTACCGCTGACCGCTCGCGGAGCCGCCCCGAACATCGCGCCGACAGTGGCGGACGTGGCTCGGCCAGACCAAAGCGGTGGCCGGGGTTCCGATTCGGCAGGGTATGAGTAGTATCGTCCGGCGATGATTCGAATTCGTGGCGACGAACAGGCTGGCTACCACACCATGGTGTCCTGCGACGAGTGCCAGACCAGCATGGTGTTCCGGCCGGACGACCACGGGTTGTGGGTCGGGTCTCCCCGCCAGGTGCGGATGTATCTCACCGACCACAAGGGCTGGGTCTGGGATCACGACTCCGACTCGTTCTACTGCCCGCAGCACTTCCGCTGAGCGTTTTCGCATCCGCCCGTCTACGGTGGTCGCCACTACGTCCCGCGCTCGGGTGGGCGTGTCGTCGCGTGCGTGCGGGAGGTCATGGGTGGGGTCCGACGATCCGGTCGATCCAATCGATCCAGGTGATCCGGTCGAGGCGGTCGAACGCGAGCTCGCGGTGTTGTTGCGCCGCGCCCGGTCGACCTCGGGGACCATCGCCCGTGAGCTGCATCCCGACCTCGGCGCCGCGGCGTACGGCATCCTGTTCAACCTCCAGCAGACCGGCGGCGCCCGCATGACCGACATCGCCGCGTTCTTCGGGGTGGGCAAGCCCACCATCAGCCGCCAGGTCGGGTTGCTGGAACGCCTCGGTTTCGTGGAACGCGTCGAGGATCCCGACGACCGTCGCGCGGTGACGTTACGGCTCACCGACGAGGGCTCGGCGCGGCTGGTCGAGGCCCAGGAGGCCCGCAGGGCCCGGTTGCGCGCATCCCTGGACTCCTGGCCGCGCGAGGACCTGGGGACACTCGGCCGGCTGCTGCACCGGTTCAACGACCAACAGGTCTGAGCCGCAAGCGGGGCTTGCGGCTCGAGTAAGCCGCGAGCTGACAGCGCGCAACGCCGCGTTGACACCGCGTTGACCCACCACGTTGACCCACCGCGTCGACAGGGCGCCTCCGAGGGATGGCCGGGCGGATCCCGCGCGTCTGTCCGCTGCCGTCACCGCGACCGCAGGTCGGCGGCCACCTCGAACCGTTCGAGCACCACGGGGGTGGAGTCGCTCACGGTGAAGTCCGGGTCGCCGAGTGCCTCGCGAGCCTGCTCGCTGTGCCAGAAGTCCTCGTGGTCGGCCCGCCAGGCCTCGACGGTGGTGTGCCCCTCGCCCTCGTCGGCGGCGTGCTCCTCGTCCACGTCCTCCAGCGGAACCACCTGGACGTCGGTCGTCTCGATCACCGCCACCGGGCGGTCCGCGGAGTCGATCACGACCGACCGGTCGCCGACGGCCGGCAGCGGCTCGCGGGCGCGTTCGTACTCCGTCAGCAGGCTGGTGGTCGTGGTCTTCGCGCCGTCCAGGATCGCCGCGACCAGCCGGTCACGCAGCGGTCCGGGGAAGGCGAAGAGGGCCCGGGGCAGTCCGGACAGATCCACCGGCTCGTGCGGCGCGCCCTGGTCGGTCGTCACGAACAAGGACCCTACGACTCCGGCGCGCGGACCGGTAGCCACCCGTGCCGTCCGTCGCCGGACCGGAACAACGCGTCCACCAAGATGGTTGCTTAGGGCAGCTAATGGGCATATAGTTGCCCGGGGCAACGATGGGGGTGAACATGGATGTGACCCGCACCCAGCTCGAGGAACTCATCCGAGCGATTCACGACGTGATACTCATCCGCAAGGACATCTCCCGGCTGGCGGCGAGCAAGCGCTGTCACTTCGGCGCGCTCAGCGTGCTGGCCACGCTGGCGACGTCCGGTGACGCGAGGGTGAGCCACCTCGCCGAGGCGCTGATGGTCGACGTGTCGGTCGCCAGCAGGCAGCTCGCCCAGTTGGAGGCGCACGGATACGTGGGCCGCCGGGCGGATCCCGCCGACGGCAGAGCGCACCTGGTGTTCGTCACCGAGGCGGGACGGCAGGAGCTGGCGTCCGTTCGCGCGGACGTGGTCGACCACTTCGAGTCCGCACTGCACGAGTGGCAGGGCGGGGACGTCGCCACCCTGACCGCGCAGCTGCGCAGGTTGCGAGCCGACCTCGGCCTGAGCCGGCTCGAGCCCTCACCCGGCGCCGACACCGCGGTCCGCGCCGAGCCCGACCACCCGAACCACCAGCAGCACCGCACAGGAGTTGACGCACTCTCATGACGACCCAGACCGCTCCGGCAGCTGCTCCCGCAGCTCCCGCGTCCGAGGGGATGACGCACCGGCAGGTCCTGGAGGCGCTGTCCGGCCTCCTCCTCGGCATGCTCGTCACGATCCTGTCCTCCACCGTGGTCTCCACGGCACTGCCGCGCATCGTCAGCGAGCTCGGCGGCAGCCAGTCCGCGTTCACCTGGGTCGTCACCGCGTCCCTGCTGTCGATGACGATCAGTACGCCGATCTGGGGCAAGCTCGCCGACCTGTTCAGCCGCAAGCTTCTGGTGCAGATCGCGCTGGTCGTGTTCGTCGTCGGCTCCGCGCTGGCCGGCCTGTCGCAGAACGTCGGCGAGCTGATCGGCCTGCGGGTCCTGCAGGGCCTGGGCGCCGGTGGCCTCACCGCGCTGTCGCAGGTCATCCTGGCCGACATCATCAGCCCCCGCGACCGCGGCCGCTACATGGGCTTCCTCGGCGCGACGATGGCGGTTGGCACGGTCGCCGGACCGCTCATCGGCGGTGTCCTCACCGACTCCCCGCTGGGCTGGCGTTCGACGTTCTACGTGGGTGTGCCGTTCGCCGTGATCGCCCTTGCCGTACTGCAGAAGACCCTGCACCTGCCGCGCATCCGTCGCGAGGTGAGCATCGACTACGTGGGCGCGGTCCTGCTCAGCGCCGGCGTGGCGACTCTGCTGATCTGGGTCACGCTGGCCGGCAACCAGTTCGACTGGGCCTCCACGACCACCGCGGTCATGGTGGGCGGGGCCGTCGTGGTGCTGATCCTCGCCATCGTGGCCGAGCACCGGGCGAAGGAACCCATCCTGCCGCTGTGGCTCTTCCGCAACCGCACCTTCGTGTTCGCCGTCATCGCCAGCGTCGCGGTCGGCGTGACGATGTTCGGCACGTCGGTGTTCCTCAGCCAGTACATGCAGATCGCCCGGGGCAAGTCGCCCACGGTCGCCGGTCTGATCAGCATCCCGATGGCGGTCGGCAGCCTCGTCGCCGGCACCGTGATCGGGCAGATCATCACCCGCACCGGCCGGTGGAAGCGCTGGATGGTGCTCGGTGGCGTACTCCTGATCGCCGGATCGGTGGCGATGGGCACGATCGACTACCACACCAGCTTCACCCGGATCAGCGTCTCGCTGCTGCTCCTCGGTCTCGGCGTCGGCATGGTGATGCAGAACCTCGTCCTCGCGGTGCAGAACACCATCTCCATCAGGGAGATGGGCGCGGCCAGCGCGGGCGTGGCATTCTTCCGGAGCATGGGCGGTGCGATCGGCGTGGCCGCGCTCG
This Actinopolymorpha cephalotaxi DNA region includes the following protein-coding sequences:
- a CDS encoding ABC transporter ATP-binding protein — translated: MGADRKPGTTSTKSTTSTTSTTSTTGAGGIRGRLVDILRLGRLATALAWRASPKALLGTVLLLCAQAASTPVQLLLAREVVNAVARTTPAAHLGGPGSAVPLAGWIAAMAATLALGTLLEPFSRTCQSLVGDRLVGFVTGELVRAANRWQGLARFEDPDFADDLERVSSQAARSGLEVMAYGTRAVTTVATLVALCVPLVRLHVLVPVALVAACVPLLARQFDFQNTTGSRLYALTPQARTLRYSRDVMVSTAEAGDVRLFGLGGYFRRRYDEAFAGSVGDLDRLRWRLTPPMCLSAGLAGTAVGAVFGYATWQVATGRGSVGDLVLYGGTSAAVLSTVTSLGFYLGFLPMVFAFLPSLDRVLNAPPDLPEAPDPLPAPRPIRTGIVFEDVHFGYPGRDEPVLAGLSLHLAPGESCALVGPNGSGKTTIVKLLLRLYDPTAGRILLDGRDLRDYDLADLRRELGVLFQDFVRYEFTAADNIGFGDLAALDQGGDRARLLAAAERAGAADLLERLPDGLDTEVGVRFGGRELSGGEWQKLALARAFARDCQVLVLDEPTASLDTRTEYGIFERFAQLTKGRTAVLVSHRFSTVRMADRIVVLAAGRVIEDGTHAELMAAEGEYARMYRTQAAQYLDDFEDLEVPSGERR
- a CDS encoding carbohydrate ABC transporter permease, whose translation is MSASGQRLAPVRHHHHDYRRRPVRVGRLAISVVLFVIGVLMVAPLVWMVSTSLTEPVEAFQLPPRWLPVPFSLQSFTDMAGLMPIGRMALNSLVVAVISVGGSLFTASLAAYSFSRIQFRGRNQVFLLLLSALMVPGQLTIIPIFILMRRLELVDTLAALWLPALINVFAIFFLRQYFNTIPRELDEAARIDGAGHLRILFQIMVPLAGPALSALAILGFESSWNNYFGPLIFLSTPEKMTLPIGLVTLSAGQGGGPAGVVFAGITMVVVPTLIVFVAFQRAFIESVASIGIRG
- a CDS encoding ABC transporter ATP-binding protein, with product MSAVRGLAGRVRSTAVLYARGARLAYAHRPGLAAGTLALLATTSLLPVLQPWLLGEVVDGLGQGGGPATITLLAAGYALTLVLPALLVPVRQSLDSSLDAHALGAVDRHVLDAGGRLVDLTRIERPAFHDEAQRATSSASWVSRFGILTQQTAGQGVTVLGLLLLVAGLSPWVAVALAVSVVPHLVAYRRMSWQQWQTMADQSRPAREMDYCVRLTTSADGAKEVRVFGLGEWFLRRYQRLFRAAYGEVRRLRLRHLAVSAGFGLLHALALAGGFWYVAHQAGAGRLAVGDVALYVNAVVQLEAGLFGLSMSPGMVFELGLYLRQLFAFTDAAAPGIALPPAAAGLPAPARHHEGVDFTDVAFTYPNASAGSEPILRGVNAALPAGTVTAVVGDNGAGKSTLVKLLTTMYDPTAGYLRLDGRPLSAYDLASLRASTGGVFQDFARFALTAGENIAVGAGDATATPEQIRAAARAAGADSVVATLPDDYDTPLIRTFDGGVDLSGGQWQKLATARGLLRDAALVVLDEPTAALDVDAERRLFDTFRTLLAGRTGVLVSHRFSTVRMADQILVLENGVVVEAGSHTDLLALDGRYAAMFEMQAGRYR
- a CDS encoding MarR family winged helix-turn-helix transcriptional regulator → MDVTRTQLEELIRAIHDVILIRKDISRLAASKRCHFGALSVLATLATSGDARVSHLAEALMVDVSVASRQLAQLEAHGYVGRRADPADGRAHLVFVTEAGRQELASVRADVVDHFESALHEWQGGDVATLTAQLRRLRADLGLSRLEPSPGADTAVRAEPDHPNHQQHRTGVDALS
- a CDS encoding MarR family winged helix-turn-helix transcriptional regulator, translated to MGSDDPVDPIDPGDPVEAVERELAVLLRRARSTSGTIARELHPDLGAAAYGILFNLQQTGGARMTDIAAFFGVGKPTISRQVGLLERLGFVERVEDPDDRRAVTLRLTDEGSARLVEAQEARRARLRASLDSWPREDLGTLGRLLHRFNDQQV
- a CDS encoding ASCH domain-containing protein, which codes for MTTDQGAPHEPVDLSGLPRALFAFPGPLRDRLVAAILDGAKTTTTSLLTEYERAREPLPAVGDRSVVIDSADRPVAVIETTDVQVVPLEDVDEEHAADEGEGHTTVEAWRADHEDFWHSEQAREALGDPDFTVSDSTPVVLERFEVAADLRSR
- a CDS encoding GH116 family glycosyl-hydrolase; this encodes MTAADDWPVLRSYDAAHLDRIALPLGGIGTGTISLGGRGDLRAFELGNRPAKGFRPDVMFVAVRAATGDGSARTLVAEGPLPVEEYEGAFGSPAPNHGLPRFAECGFDAAYPFGQVRLRDDAFPLEVTVQGFNPLVFGDTATSSLPVAVLRYRIHNRGDEPVRTTIAMSMSNLVGANGTSDETGHNQNSWRSSGSLHGLTMSAPGLPADAEAAGELTMAMAAPAGAHVSHRTRWADLSWGGSLLDFWDDLTDDGVLEERESRTERPVASLAAMVDVPAGETTDVTYLLTWNFPNRRAWSGSGTHLGEYGDAVIGNAYSLAHPDSWATALMVAERLSELERVTIDAVHAVVGTDAPVALREAALFNLSTLRSPTVFQSAAGDYYGWEGVGDRVGSCHGTCTHVWGYEFATSLLFAPVARSFRTTQYARCTDESGLMSFRAGLPVEASRVWGLAAADGQTACLVHLYLDWKLSGDHDLLRTLWPAARRSLEFCWIPGGWDADQDGVMEGVQHNTMDVEYYGPNPQMGSWYLAALRAAEELARAVGEPDFADRCHALFTSGSAWLDEHLFNGDYYRHEVRPVADPDQIAEGLRHRSMGSANTVNPDLQLADGCLVDQLVGQYAATLTGLGALLDDDHVRSALLAVHRRNFRRGFAHHFNPMRSFVLGDEAAVLMCTYDDDRRPARPFPYFGEVMTGFEYTAATGLLQVGETERALEIVDAIRARYDGRRRNPFDEAECGHHYARAMAGWSAFATWNAIGYSGVNQVLTVGERRASGPAFWSTGSAFGTWEPSTGDGPGLLRVVGGELPLKALEVAGRTYQPHKGVLRAGEVWNVGC
- a CDS encoding DUF3099 domain-containing protein, which translates into the protein MGRRKTYLLLMGSCVGLFVLAWTVVRHFSLTAAVVMSVVAALMPPLAAIIANSRREP